A portion of the Pseudoalteromonas luteoviolacea genome contains these proteins:
- a CDS encoding efflux RND transporter periplasmic adaptor subunit, which yields MDISVPQNTSTFGPKRHKWLWMLLFIAGIALIYWFFITEKPVYLERHAVMIEHVKKGTLTIQVDAFGTLASAQQQIITSVSAGVVKDIHYKLGSTIEPGATILRLENVDLELEYKRIKQSLAEAQAELLQLNLRQQREVLVERSIISDLEGQLATLSFRHQAQKELANQGIISELSFFETQAQVESLTGQINHAKTRTAQLQQLHQSALTVMKKRVTLTEQELDAMHTKIEQLEVSASDYGVLESLPLELGARILAGAHVATIGDRRALVAQLQVSQSQVGLVKVGQAVNVFAGQEVLQGEVIRIDPVVINHSVNVEVSLPALGDMDLRPKQSVTASIITDTIDNTHYVRTPLTGSGEQTLFLYRVDNNGQTERVPVQLGRQSGQYSEIIRGLKAGDAVVISDLSDYARNKQVVVIH from the coding sequence ATGGATATAAGCGTACCGCAGAATACTTCTACTTTCGGGCCGAAACGTCATAAATGGTTATGGATGTTGCTATTTATCGCAGGCATAGCTTTGATATATTGGTTCTTTATTACCGAAAAGCCAGTGTATTTAGAAAGACATGCAGTGATGATTGAACATGTTAAAAAAGGCACTTTAACGATCCAAGTTGATGCTTTTGGCACATTAGCCAGTGCGCAACAACAGATCATTACATCAGTCAGCGCAGGGGTTGTGAAAGACATTCATTACAAGCTTGGTAGTACCATTGAACCCGGAGCGACAATATTACGCCTAGAGAATGTTGATTTAGAGTTGGAATATAAGCGCATCAAACAAAGTTTGGCAGAAGCGCAAGCCGAATTGCTCCAGTTAAATTTGAGACAGCAGCGTGAAGTACTGGTTGAACGCTCGATAATCAGTGATCTTGAAGGTCAATTGGCCACATTGTCTTTTCGTCATCAAGCACAAAAAGAGTTGGCTAATCAGGGGATTATTTCTGAGTTATCCTTTTTTGAAACACAGGCTCAAGTGGAAAGTTTAACCGGCCAGATAAACCATGCAAAAACCCGCACTGCCCAGTTACAGCAATTACACCAAAGTGCGCTGACTGTGATGAAAAAGCGTGTGACTTTAACTGAGCAAGAGTTGGATGCGATGCACACTAAAATTGAGCAGCTTGAGGTGAGTGCATCGGATTATGGGGTGCTTGAGTCACTCCCTCTTGAGCTAGGCGCACGTATTTTAGCTGGGGCCCATGTCGCGACGATTGGAGATAGACGAGCTTTAGTCGCACAGCTGCAGGTCAGCCAGTCACAAGTCGGGCTTGTAAAAGTTGGGCAAGCCGTGAATGTATTTGCAGGTCAGGAGGTTTTGCAGGGGGAAGTGATACGTATCGATCCTGTTGTGATTAACCATAGTGTCAACGTAGAAGTCAGTTTACCGGCGCTTGGTGATATGGATCTACGGCCAAAGCAGAGTGTTACCGCATCAATTATTACCGATACCATAGACAATACTCATTATGTTCGCACGCCGCTCACTGGATCTGGCGAACAGACTCTCTTTTTGTATCGAGTTGATAACAATGGCCAGACTGAGCGGGTGCCTGTGCAATTAGGTCGTCAAAGTGGTCAATATAGCGAGATAATAAGAGGCTTAAAAGCAGGTGACGCGGTGGTTATTTCTGACCTTAGCGATTATGCACGAAACAAACAGGTTGTGGTTATTCATTAG
- a CDS encoding TolB family protein, producing MCSRIFIVLILLVCCVPKLAQAQSWQSIHSPHFRVHYLPQYHAWASAAAIELEAVRQRVLEEQNRALDVVVDAIVIDPYNLPNGFALPSSDSPFMALYTTPPQSDTAIAHSPSWLKLLVLHEYIHLVHLSQPSRHGLKQRLRDFSDSYDLASAVLPRWVAEGYATLQESKLTGKGRLYDNYSEALLREYARQGALLPYHALSDGDGSYRASAMAYLLGARFLAWLEHEYGEATLDAVWTRVNAVEGRDFDIAFQGAFGKPAMQLYRRFIAQYTYQAMAAAPQSTPAVSQEVMQFGFAARDMQFSPEQRKFLVVESSQAGKVTLTVYKSEINHQAISQFEQRQAAIIKADPSDIPDKRPDSFVHEKLASLASVNFSGIYHPQWRDEDTIYFVGRQKVPYGWENALFEWQVEADEVKSVSNSFGIRRYALLDDLTVIAERVEHGYSQLIQFSLQDQHMTPLSSRTLSTVYDYPVISPNGSQLAYLKTNQAGLWRLYVAELEALNASHMAIPLPDKAQYVTSPRWNKEGTGLYFIAGVQGALGIYHYDLKREQLAQLSLSGHVVEELAGEFNAQLWFVESTPYGSKLSALPDIDVLKTQQMTLKKPHSVVATQFKNTEPTPALSSPWLAQQYVSTPQDWSLAFSVQGASASTQVVSFAIAGADVLKQKSWQVGVSTSLFDDVLQGGYFDFAYRRGDMTLRNQFKLHTFDATAQSVVSEVQGEHDLWSNTVDMSLAFQWQKWRWRPYVGNYIEHRQYQDTAYSYWLGNTVSFHHNQQPFALNLALDGAKVWGDNTGHEMTLNTAATLWDWPFYLNVTNRYRPHHTFSIGGFATNSLYTDVGASQQHIADLPFWFDSGNHYLGYEFATSWREGRPRLYFAQHNLDSERAVKSWGVKWQVALSQRVLGSAAKYAPAGISNMRFDIGISRLSAEQHHTEWRAWLGLWHPW from the coding sequence ATGTGCAGTAGGATATTCATTGTTTTAATACTGCTTGTGTGTTGTGTACCTAAATTGGCGCAAGCACAGAGCTGGCAGTCTATTCACAGTCCGCATTTTCGGGTGCATTATCTACCACAATACCATGCTTGGGCGAGCGCAGCAGCCATTGAGCTTGAAGCGGTCAGGCAGCGTGTTCTGGAAGAGCAAAACCGAGCATTGGATGTGGTGGTCGATGCCATTGTCATCGATCCCTATAATCTACCTAATGGCTTTGCGCTGCCAAGTTCGGACAGCCCTTTTATGGCTTTGTATACTACGCCACCGCAATCTGATACTGCAATTGCTCATAGCCCTAGCTGGCTGAAGTTATTGGTTTTACATGAGTATATTCACCTCGTACATCTGTCACAACCAAGTCGTCATGGTCTGAAGCAGCGGCTTCGAGATTTCAGTGACAGCTACGATTTGGCAAGTGCTGTTTTGCCGAGGTGGGTAGCAGAAGGGTATGCCACACTGCAAGAGTCTAAGCTGACAGGCAAGGGACGTTTGTATGATAACTATAGTGAAGCGTTATTGCGTGAATATGCTCGTCAAGGCGCTTTATTGCCTTATCATGCGCTCAGTGATGGGGATGGCAGCTATCGAGCTAGTGCTATGGCATATCTACTTGGCGCGCGCTTTCTTGCTTGGCTAGAACACGAGTATGGTGAAGCGACTCTCGATGCGGTTTGGACGCGCGTTAATGCAGTCGAAGGGCGTGATTTCGACATCGCATTTCAAGGTGCCTTTGGTAAACCAGCGATGCAGCTATATCGCCGTTTCATTGCCCAATACACCTATCAAGCCATGGCAGCGGCACCCCAAAGTACGCCGGCTGTGAGTCAAGAAGTGATGCAATTTGGTTTTGCTGCGCGCGATATGCAGTTTTCTCCTGAGCAGCGAAAATTTCTGGTGGTTGAGTCAAGTCAAGCAGGGAAAGTGACATTAACTGTATATAAAAGTGAAATAAATCATCAAGCTATTAGCCAATTTGAGCAGCGCCAAGCTGCGATAATAAAGGCTGATCCAAGTGACATACCGGACAAACGACCTGACTCATTTGTGCATGAAAAGCTCGCGTCTTTAGCATCTGTCAATTTTTCTGGGATTTACCACCCACAGTGGCGGGATGAAGACACCATTTATTTTGTCGGACGACAAAAAGTACCATATGGTTGGGAAAATGCGCTATTTGAGTGGCAGGTTGAGGCCGATGAGGTGAAGTCTGTATCTAATAGCTTTGGAATACGCCGTTACGCTCTATTGGACGATTTAACGGTTATTGCTGAACGTGTCGAGCATGGTTACTCGCAGCTAATACAGTTTTCATTACAAGACCAACATATGACGCCATTGTCATCGCGAACGCTAAGTACAGTTTATGATTATCCAGTGATCAGCCCAAATGGGTCGCAATTGGCCTATTTGAAAACGAATCAAGCAGGTCTGTGGCGATTATATGTTGCTGAGTTGGAGGCATTGAATGCCAGTCATATGGCCATCCCTTTACCGGATAAAGCCCAATATGTGACTTCGCCACGTTGGAATAAGGAAGGGACAGGGTTGTATTTTATTGCAGGGGTCCAAGGTGCTTTAGGTATTTATCACTATGACTTAAAGCGCGAACAATTGGCGCAACTGAGTTTAAGTGGGCACGTTGTTGAGGAGCTCGCCGGTGAGTTTAATGCGCAGTTGTGGTTTGTAGAAAGCACACCCTATGGTTCAAAATTGAGTGCTTTACCTGATATTGATGTGCTTAAAACACAACAAATGACTTTGAAAAAACCTCACTCCGTCGTTGCAACGCAGTTTAAAAACACTGAGCCGACACCCGCCTTGTCATCACCTTGGTTGGCACAACAATATGTATCTACGCCGCAGGACTGGTCATTGGCGTTTTCAGTACAAGGTGCCTCAGCGAGTACGCAAGTGGTGAGCTTTGCTATTGCGGGTGCTGATGTACTCAAGCAAAAAAGTTGGCAAGTGGGCGTGAGTACATCATTGTTTGATGATGTGCTGCAAGGTGGTTATTTTGATTTTGCATATCGACGTGGTGACATGACACTGCGCAATCAGTTTAAGTTGCATACGTTTGATGCAACAGCACAGAGTGTGGTATCTGAGGTGCAAGGTGAGCATGATCTGTGGTCAAATACGGTGGATATGTCCTTGGCATTTCAATGGCAAAAGTGGCGCTGGCGTCCTTATGTCGGCAATTACATAGAACATCGTCAATACCAAGATACAGCATACAGTTACTGGTTAGGAAATACGGTGTCTTTTCATCATAATCAGCAGCCATTTGCCCTTAACCTTGCGTTAGATGGTGCTAAAGTGTGGGGTGATAATACAGGTCACGAGATGACACTGAATACGGCAGCAACACTTTGGGACTGGCCGTTTTATCTCAATGTGACAAACCGTTATCGACCGCATCACACATTTAGCATAGGCGGGTTTGCGACCAATAGCCTGTATACCGATGTAGGTGCTAGCCAGCAGCATATTGCTGATCTACCGTTTTGGTTTGACTCCGGCAATCACTATTTAGGGTATGAATTTGCGACCAGTTGGCGTGAAGGGAGACCGCGTTTATATTTTGCACAGCACAATCTTGATAGCGAACGGGCTGTTAAAAGTTGGGGTGTAAAATGGCAGGTTGCACTTAGTCAACGTGTCTTAGGTAGCGCAGCCAAATATGCCCCCGCAGGGATTTCAAATATGCGTTTTGATATTGGTATTTCGCGTTTATCTGCCGAGCAACATCACACCGAGTGGCGCGCCTGGCTGGGGCTATGGCACCCTTGGTAA
- a CDS encoding PKD domain-containing protein, with protein sequence MKTRYLLSALGLASASCFAQTTALTEAQMMQYTSKASMATIGKRAELNLVIQPQAMSTMTADSVTQTINQTVTHPNASYIKLHFKNINLAGGGKLVVRSEDGSERYEYTENNMRAATLSQTDDGVTSFSAMSISAETAVVEYTPGSQVTTTHNAIIDYYDHGTENEPQLTPATDIGISSTCGAMERKDVQCWANSHPTEFERSRPVARLLMNGSGLCTGWRVGPDNRMFTNNHCVESASELSNTEVWFNYQHTSCNGSVKETVVKVTGKDFLSTDYTLDYTLFTINDFAKAQPFGYFGLDVRDATQGERIYIPQHGSGNPKELSIESDRDTDGLCSVNNANANGRGTGTDLGYYCDTIGGSSGSPVLAAATNKVIALHHLGGCHNKGAKVSLIWPKVASHFNNQIPDGDNNSDPMPVAQFTADCTALSCTFDGSASSSPNGAISQYEWSYGDASSNGFGANVTHDYTAYGQYTVSLTVTDTTGASATTTKQVQLTDPSTDPAKLINGVAKEGLSGDRLATAFYYLDLPAGASNVQVSISGGSGDADLYVRKGSKPTTSTYDCRPYRWGNNESCNITSGAGKHWVMLRGYSAYANVKLVATYTE encoded by the coding sequence ATGAAAACTCGTTATCTATTATCTGCACTAGGACTGGCTTCTGCGAGCTGTTTTGCACAAACAACCGCGCTTACTGAAGCGCAAATGATGCAATACACCAGCAAAGCCAGTATGGCTACGATTGGTAAACGCGCCGAGTTAAACTTGGTGATCCAGCCTCAAGCAATGTCAACAATGACAGCTGACAGTGTCACGCAAACCATCAACCAAACAGTTACTCACCCGAACGCAAGCTACATCAAGCTACACTTTAAAAATATTAATTTAGCTGGCGGTGGTAAATTAGTAGTGCGTTCAGAAGATGGCAGCGAACGCTATGAATACACTGAAAACAACATGCGCGCAGCGACCTTGAGTCAAACCGACGACGGCGTCACCAGCTTCTCTGCCATGTCTATTTCTGCCGAAACGGCAGTGGTAGAGTACACACCTGGCAGCCAAGTAACAACAACTCACAATGCCATCATCGACTACTACGACCATGGCACAGAAAATGAACCACAACTTACACCTGCAACGGACATCGGTATTAGCTCAACCTGCGGCGCAATGGAAAGAAAAGATGTGCAATGCTGGGCTAATAGTCACCCAACAGAGTTTGAACGCAGCCGTCCTGTAGCACGCTTACTTATGAATGGTAGCGGACTATGTACAGGTTGGCGTGTTGGTCCAGATAACCGTATGTTTACTAACAACCATTGTGTTGAGAGTGCATCAGAGCTAAGCAATACGGAAGTGTGGTTTAACTATCAGCATACGTCATGTAATGGTTCAGTCAAAGAGACTGTAGTTAAAGTCACTGGTAAAGATTTCCTCTCCACAGACTATACGCTAGATTATACCTTGTTCACTATCAACGACTTTGCTAAAGCACAGCCATTCGGCTACTTTGGCTTGGATGTTCGTGACGCAACGCAAGGTGAGCGTATCTATATCCCGCAGCACGGCTCAGGCAATCCAAAAGAATTATCTATTGAGTCGGATCGCGACACAGATGGGTTATGTTCAGTCAACAACGCAAACGCCAATGGACGTGGTACTGGTACTGACTTAGGTTACTATTGTGACACCATTGGTGGCTCATCTGGCTCACCAGTACTTGCAGCAGCAACTAACAAAGTGATCGCATTACATCACCTTGGTGGCTGCCACAACAAAGGGGCTAAAGTCAGTCTGATCTGGCCAAAAGTCGCCAGTCACTTCAACAACCAAATTCCTGACGGTGATAACAATAGTGATCCTATGCCAGTCGCTCAGTTCACTGCTGACTGCACAGCATTAAGCTGTACCTTTGATGGCAGCGCGTCAAGTTCACCTAATGGCGCAATTAGCCAATATGAATGGAGCTACGGTGATGCATCGAGCAATGGCTTTGGTGCCAACGTCACGCATGACTATACAGCATATGGCCAGTACACTGTGTCACTAACCGTCACGGATACAACAGGCGCATCAGCTACAACGACTAAACAAGTACAGTTGACAGACCCAAGTACAGATCCAGCCAAATTGATTAATGGCGTTGCAAAAGAAGGGTTAAGTGGCGATAGATTAGCAACTGCATTTTATTATTTAGACTTACCAGCAGGTGCTTCCAATGTACAAGTGAGCATTTCTGGTGGCTCAGGGGACGCTGACTTATATGTCAGAAAAGGCAGCAAACCAACGACGTCTACTTATGACTGTCGCCCATATAGATGGGGTAACAATGAGTCTTGTAACATCACAAGTGGTGCTGGCAAGCACTGGGTTATGCTTCGAGGTTACAGCGCGTACGCAAATGTGAAGCTTGTGGCAACTTATACCGAATAA
- a CDS encoding ABC transporter permease yields the protein MMMWKENISAIVELLSKVRFTVIFVGLLACALAGGAIVSVLVWHAYAPLPYANDEQLVWLRGSMVDHTGNRVMDNALSNVAAQYIATHDSALSLAAPVYYGDALYRDHVRQPKLNVTYTKPEFFTLFGQSLIQGRYFEAPQSDGTVRHEAVISECFAKRHMPQVLRQSGNSVYSLQLDQQTFQVVGVVACSKTEPQLYLPNRDTDVYVAFNHVIDGQAMALEHISVRYNTFVVGRTVEQLNRPAVTADITGHLNTEFRAGLVANGNAVNNQLRFDYIPLEQKLKGRLQASSIWLLLCAVAFLCITLINLLMFYLLEIKTQHAQLVLKATLGAPLATLRTAHYWQLGVIFSVAAICAIALAEIGVLAIAHFGQKSIAHIDWLQLNAFHYALVMGFSLLLAWCFAGFGFKQLSFDSLYQSLQAAGKGQAKQLPHWLSVGTLVTQLCIGLVVLCIGIWSANYFGSKITTSSGIEPQDTMFIVRHQMSWDRNEAAVAARKQMYLSNVQALLAHPKISAVALTSLNPLDTSYLAQISKYPDIRKQVTMHSQLVGEGYFSLLGLQFVAGKAFTHIETDTRQSVIINQAAAKLLGVNANDIGNNLYGRGEQPMKLLGIVEDIYSYTHGAPATVYYPHDFFEGNMVVKFMPNQSMTKYELTQALQQRVNTQSIREVHDLARHLSNLNQSAVLSFYSGIGLSFLMILQVLVGLYGLLANLAFIQQPVLLIKQQVGATRWQLILEQMRARLVHFLIALLIATCVTLGLASILPMVTSALFYSFVFSAFIVFITLFTIDFYHLRGQLKKY from the coding sequence ATGATGATGTGGAAGGAAAACATCAGTGCTATTGTTGAGTTATTGAGTAAAGTAAGATTTACCGTCATATTTGTAGGATTATTGGCCTGTGCTTTGGCTGGTGGTGCAATCGTGAGTGTGCTTGTGTGGCATGCCTATGCACCTTTGCCCTATGCCAATGATGAACAACTCGTGTGGTTACGTGGCAGCATGGTTGATCATACAGGAAATCGTGTGATGGATAATGCGCTATCAAATGTCGCGGCCCAGTACATTGCGACGCATGACTCAGCTTTATCTCTGGCTGCCCCCGTTTATTATGGTGACGCACTGTATAGGGATCATGTGAGACAACCTAAGCTCAACGTAACGTATACGAAGCCTGAGTTCTTCACTTTATTCGGGCAATCTCTCATACAAGGCCGTTACTTTGAGGCGCCTCAGTCAGATGGTACAGTCCGTCACGAGGCGGTTATCAGCGAGTGCTTTGCGAAGCGTCATATGCCACAAGTGCTCAGGCAAAGTGGCAACTCAGTGTACAGTTTGCAATTGGACCAACAAACTTTTCAAGTGGTTGGGGTTGTCGCATGCTCGAAAACAGAGCCCCAGTTATATTTACCAAATCGCGACACTGATGTTTATGTTGCTTTTAATCATGTCATCGATGGTCAAGCAATGGCACTTGAGCATATTTCGGTGCGCTACAACACTTTTGTGGTTGGTCGTACTGTCGAGCAATTGAACCGTCCGGCTGTGACGGCTGATATCACAGGACATTTGAATACTGAGTTTCGTGCTGGGTTAGTTGCTAATGGTAATGCCGTGAATAACCAGTTGCGCTTTGACTATATTCCCTTAGAGCAGAAGCTCAAAGGTAGGTTGCAAGCATCAAGTATTTGGCTGTTGCTGTGTGCTGTGGCATTTCTATGTATTACCTTGATTAATTTATTGATGTTTTATTTGCTAGAGATTAAAACACAGCACGCACAGTTAGTTCTTAAAGCCACGCTTGGAGCACCGTTGGCGACATTGCGCACTGCACACTATTGGCAGTTGGGGGTGATATTCTCAGTGGCCGCAATATGTGCCATCGCCCTTGCCGAGATTGGCGTACTGGCGATTGCGCATTTCGGTCAAAAATCCATTGCGCATATCGATTGGTTGCAATTGAATGCTTTCCATTATGCATTAGTGATGGGGTTCTCACTGTTACTGGCATGGTGTTTTGCTGGCTTTGGCTTTAAACAATTATCTTTTGATAGTTTATATCAAAGTTTACAGGCGGCAGGTAAAGGTCAGGCTAAGCAACTTCCGCACTGGCTGAGTGTTGGGACGTTGGTGACGCAGCTTTGTATTGGACTGGTTGTGCTGTGTATTGGTATATGGTCAGCCAATTACTTTGGTTCTAAGATAACCACCTCCTCAGGTATTGAGCCACAAGATACCATGTTTATTGTGCGCCATCAGATGTCATGGGACAGGAACGAAGCGGCCGTTGCGGCACGTAAACAGATGTATTTATCAAATGTACAAGCTTTATTAGCGCATCCTAAAATATCGGCAGTTGCGCTCACCAGTCTCAATCCGTTAGATACAAGCTACTTGGCACAAATCAGTAAATACCCCGATATAAGAAAACAGGTGACAATGCATTCACAGCTAGTCGGAGAGGGATATTTTTCATTACTCGGGTTACAGTTTGTGGCGGGTAAAGCTTTTACTCATATAGAAACTGACACACGTCAATCGGTCATCATTAATCAGGCAGCTGCCAAGCTATTAGGCGTGAATGCCAATGATATTGGGAATAACTTATATGGTCGTGGTGAGCAGCCAATGAAGTTGCTGGGCATTGTAGAAGACATCTACAGTTATACTCATGGCGCACCTGCAACTGTATATTATCCACATGATTTTTTTGAGGGGAACATGGTGGTTAAGTTCATGCCAAATCAATCTATGACGAAGTATGAGTTGACACAGGCACTGCAGCAGCGTGTGAATACACAAAGTATTAGAGAGGTTCATGACTTGGCGCGCCATTTGTCCAATCTTAACCAATCGGCCGTACTGAGCTTTTACAGTGGAATTGGACTAAGCTTTTTAATGATCTTACAAGTGCTGGTTGGACTCTATGGTTTATTGGCCAATTTGGCCTTCATTCAGCAACCAGTATTGTTGATAAAACAGCAAGTCGGTGCAACACGTTGGCAGTTAATATTAGAGCAAATGCGCGCACGTTTGGTACATTTTCTCATCGCGTTATTGATTGCAACATGTGTAACGCTTGGACTGGCGAGCATATTGCCTATGGTGACGTCGGCTTTGTTTTACAGTTTTGTTTTTTCGGCTTTTATCGTATTTATTACCTTGTTTACTATAGATTTTTATCATCTTAGAGGGCAGTTGAAAAAATATTGA
- a CDS encoding ABC transporter ATP-binding protein → MQNIIEMQEVGKVFTTADFQTHALRNISMTIEQGEFVSISGPSGCGKSTLLSLMGLLEPATSGRYLLAGQQVDNLTFDQAAKLRNMHIGFIFQSFNLVDSLSVYDNVALPLRYRTPKVTVKEARHRVQLCLEQVGLSHRSEHHPSQLSGGQQQRVAIARALVTQPSILLVDEATGNLDSKSGDAVMRLINDLHQQGTTICMVTHDPRYADMASRRVQLFDGELLTMINRPSSTPTSLYGPL, encoded by the coding sequence ATGCAGAACATTATTGAAATGCAAGAGGTTGGTAAAGTGTTCACCACGGCTGATTTTCAAACGCATGCATTAAGAAATATTTCAATGACAATAGAGCAAGGTGAGTTTGTCTCTATATCCGGCCCGTCAGGGTGTGGTAAATCTACATTATTATCTCTGATGGGATTATTGGAGCCTGCCACATCGGGGCGTTATTTATTAGCAGGCCAGCAAGTAGACAATTTAACGTTTGATCAAGCCGCTAAGCTGAGAAATATGCATATAGGTTTTATTTTTCAGTCTTTTAATTTGGTTGATTCACTGTCTGTTTATGACAATGTCGCTTTGCCACTGCGTTATCGCACTCCTAAGGTAACAGTCAAAGAGGCTCGGCATCGGGTGCAGTTATGTTTAGAGCAAGTGGGCTTGTCCCATCGTAGTGAGCATCATCCGAGTCAGTTATCGGGTGGACAGCAGCAACGGGTTGCCATTGCCAGAGCTCTGGTTACTCAGCCAAGCATTTTGCTTGTGGATGAAGCGACTGGCAACTTGGACTCTAAAAGCGGCGATGCTGTTATGAGGTTGATCAATGACCTACACCAACAAGGCACAACGATATGTATGGTGACCCACGACCCGCGTTATGCAGATATGGCGTCGCGTCGTGTGCAGTTATTCGATGGTGAATTACTCACAATGATAAATAGGCCATCATCTACGCCAACTTCTCTTTATGGGCCTTTATAA
- a CDS encoding efflux RND transporter periplasmic adaptor subunit: MQARILKWILPFAALGIGIIGFMGINAVAKNDDDSDVVDTRPIVEVEALEAQDHQVVINSYGEVRPLDQTMLSVQVSGEIEYWHPKFVTGGVVSKGDVLLRIEKDNYEAAVLQAEASLSSAQAKLIEEQALADVAADEAKRFPNKKHTDLFLRKPQLMSAHAAVKSAKAALKRAQRDLDNCDVVAPFNALIVSRDVGLGQFVSTGSPVAQLNNIEQAEVVIPIAGFDSIFLPEQVSGVKATLTQKGVNGFTREAYIHRDLGVVDQQTRMSSLVVRIEDPYGLTSSKPKVKFGTYVQVQFKGKTLRQIYRLPQELVNNQTVWLLNEEAQLEPRPVQVIREEGTYYLVGEGLSNNDKVVVTLPEYPQRGMAVKVAGSKETDTESDNVEKL, from the coding sequence ATGCAAGCAAGAATACTGAAATGGATATTGCCCTTCGCCGCGTTGGGCATAGGTATCATTGGGTTTATGGGCATAAATGCCGTAGCCAAAAACGATGATGATTCTGATGTCGTAGACACGCGTCCCATTGTAGAAGTCGAAGCGCTTGAAGCGCAAGATCATCAGGTGGTAATCAATAGCTATGGTGAGGTGAGACCACTTGATCAAACGATGCTATCGGTGCAAGTTTCTGGTGAAATTGAATACTGGCACCCTAAGTTTGTTACTGGTGGGGTGGTGAGTAAAGGAGACGTGTTACTACGCATTGAAAAAGACAACTATGAAGCGGCGGTATTGCAGGCTGAAGCGTCACTATCAAGTGCGCAGGCCAAGCTAATTGAAGAACAAGCGCTGGCAGATGTCGCTGCGGACGAAGCAAAGCGCTTTCCTAACAAAAAACACACCGATTTATTCTTGCGAAAACCTCAGCTGATGAGTGCACACGCTGCAGTTAAATCAGCAAAAGCGGCTTTAAAAAGAGCGCAGCGTGACTTAGATAATTGTGATGTCGTTGCTCCTTTTAATGCGTTAATCGTATCGAGAGACGTGGGCTTGGGTCAATTTGTGAGCACGGGTAGTCCGGTGGCGCAATTAAACAACATTGAACAAGCTGAAGTGGTGATCCCGATTGCGGGGTTTGACTCAATCTTTTTACCTGAGCAAGTGTCGGGTGTGAAAGCGACCTTGACGCAAAAAGGGGTTAACGGCTTTACTCGTGAAGCCTATATTCACCGCGATCTTGGTGTCGTTGATCAGCAAACACGTATGAGCAGTTTAGTGGTGCGTATTGAAGATCCATACGGCTTGACGAGCAGTAAGCCGAAAGTGAAATTTGGTACTTACGTACAGGTTCAGTTTAAGGGTAAGACGTTACGTCAAATCTATCGTCTTCCACAAGAATTAGTGAATAACCAAACTGTTTGGTTATTGAATGAAGAAGCACAATTAGAGCCGCGTCCTGTGCAAGTGATCCGTGAAGAAGGGACGTATTACTTAGTGGGCGAAGGGCTGTCTAACAATGACAAAGTCGTTGTGACACTACCTGAATATCCTCAGCGTGGTATGGCTGTTAAAGTTGCAGGCTCGAAAGAAACGGATACAGAGTCTGACAACGTGGAAAAGCTGTAA